In Vibrio alginolyticus NBRC 15630 = ATCC 17749, the sequence GCGTCTTTCATCGAATGCGTCACCATCATCACTGTTAAATCGAACTCATCGACAATACGTTTAGTTAAGTCGATAACAAACGCCGCCATACGAGGATCAAGCGCAGCCGTGTGTTCATCAAGCAACAACAACTTACTCTCCGATAACGTCGCCATCACAAGGCTAACGGCTTGTCGTTGTCCACCAGACAGCAACCCAATGCTATCGCCCAAGCGGTCTTCTAAACCAAGACCGAGGATGCTAATTCGCTCTTGGAACAGCTTGCGACGTTTGGTAGAGAGCGCCAACCCCCAGCTGCGTTTTTTACCACGCATGTGCGCTAGAGCCATGTTCTCTTCTATCGTCAGTTCACCACAAGTCCCGGCCAATGGATCTTGAAACACTCGGGCACATTGCGTCGCACGTTGGGCTACCGTCTGCTTGGTGACGTCTTTACCATCAATGATCACCTGACCACCTATCATCGGCGTCTCACCTGTCACCGCACCAAGCAACGTCGATTTTCCTGCGCCATTAGAACCAATCACGGTAAGAAATTGATGCTCTGGAACCTCTAAAGAGACGCCTTTCAATGCACGATTTTCCAAAATCGTCCCTGGGTTGAACGTGACCTGAATGTTATTTAGTTCGATCATAATGCCTCCCCAGAACCATTTTTTGATGCCGCTTGTTTAGCATCAGTAACGCGTTGTTTCGCTCTCATGCTCTGTTTTAGCTTTGGAGCAATAAGCGCCACAGCCACCAATACTGCGGTAACCAGGTTGAGGTCTGAAGCTTGTAAACCAAACATGCCAGAACTCAAAGCGAAAGCCACTGCAAGACGATAAAGTACCGAACCGATGATGACCGCAAATACCGCAACCCAAATCTTGCGCCCGGGAATAAGGGTCTGCCCCAAAATCACAGCTGCCAAACCAACGACAATGGTGCCCACGCCAGAGGTCACATCCGCAAAGCTGTTCGTTTGTGCAAACAACGCGCCTGCGAATCCCACAAACCCGTTGGATAAAGCCAAGCCAAAGTAGGTATAAAAGCCAGTGCTCGCCCCTTGCGCAGAAACCATACGCGCATTCACACCCGTGGCTCGTAAACCAAGACCAAAGTCGCTGTTCAGCAGGCGAATGACAAAGAAAGCGGACAGAAGAACTAAGGCCCCAACAACCAGAGGGCGAATAAACATCGCATCGCCCAATGCTTCAAACGGAGTGAGAATCGTATCCTCTCCAAGCAACGCCATATTAGGTTTGCCCATAATACGAATATTAATTGAAAATGCAGCGATCATGGTAAGAATGGAAGCTAACAGGTGTAAAATACCACACCGAACAGCCAGAAAAGCGGTTACCCACCCCGTCATACTACCAGCTATCATCGCCATTATTGTCGCAAGCCAAGGATTAATACCTGCGACAATCGCCGTTGCAGCCACCGCAGCTCCCATTGGAAAGCTGCCATCCACACTCAAATCGGGGAAATCGAGAACACGGAACGTAAGATACACACCCAGAGCGACTAGGCCATAAATCAAGCCAATTTCGAGTGCGCCAAAAAAAGCAAATGCAGACATAACTGCTCCTTTCTGCATGCTCAGGCTGGCTAATACCAACCTGAACGTAAGACTTCTAACGTATACTCCCCTTCTTCTCTAGCAGAATGCTCTACACGAGAAATCCGGCGAGTATCAATTTTGGGGCAAGCGTCTACCAACCAACGTGACAGGCTTAACCCCAAAAAGCGTTACTTATTGCATGCTTGTCGCACGTTCAACCACAGAACTTGGCAGCTTGATACCGAGCTTAGATGCTGCGCTTTCATTAATTACAAGGTCAGAGCCCGTCGCGACTTTTACATCTAGCTTGCCTGGTTCTTGACCATCAAGAATCGCCGCCACGTAATCCGCGGTTTGTACACCAACCTGGTAGTAGTCAAAACCTAAGCCTGCAATTGCACCCTTTTCCACATACGACGTCGCGCCACCAAATACAGGTTTCTTCGCTTGATTCGCTGCCACAATCATCCCTTCAATCGCACTTGCAACTGTATTGTCTGTTGGGGCGTAAAGAATGTCTGATTTCGCTGCAATCGCTTGAGTCGCAGACTGAACATCAGCACTTTTTAGTGCGGTCGCTTCAACCACTTGTATGCCTTTTGCTTTTGCGCTTTCTTTTAGTAATTCAACTAAAGTCACGGCATTAGCTTCACCGGGATTAAATACAACCCCGATGCTTTTCACCTGAGGAAGAATTTCTTGGATGAGATCGACATGCTGAGCAACGGGTGAAAGATCAGACAGGCCAGTTACGTTTTTGCCTGGTTGTTCCATCGACTTAACCAATTTCGCACCAACCGGATCTGTTACCGCAGTAAAGACAACAGGAATAGAGCGAGTAGCCGACACCAAGGCTTGTGCCGAAGGTGTCGCGATGCCAACTAACACATCAGGATTTTCGCCGACGTACTGACGGGCAATTTGCACCGCAATCGCTGGATTACCCTGTGCGGTCTTATAATCAAATTCTAGATTTTTGCCTTCTTCGTAGCCTTTCGCTTTCAAACCATCAAGTAATCCTTGGCGCGTCGCGTCTAACGCCGGGTGTTCGACAATCTGTGAAACTGCGACAGTTGCAGTGGCGGCCAGTACATTGGTAGAAGAGAAAATAGCAGTAGCAGATAGAACGGCGGTGGCTAATAAACGTTTCGTTTTCATCATAACTCCTTGATGTGACTTCGTCCTTGTTTCACGAGCTTTCAATATGTGTATCGACTCGTGAATTCAAATGTTTGAAGGCGGTATTGTTGTGTTCGTATAACTGTGCACTTCTTGCGCATCTTGTTTTTATTATTACTACTAAGTCTTAGTAAAGAAAAGAAAGATTTAACACTAAAGCAACATTTGTGATCGGGGGGACTTCTTCATCCGGAAAGAATCTTTGGTAAACAAAGCTTCGCTCGCTTCATCAACGACCGTCAAAGTAGGTAATAGAGGCA encodes:
- a CDS encoding ABC transporter ATP-binding protein, which translates into the protein MIELNNIQVTFNPGTILENRALKGVSLEVPEHQFLTVIGSNGAGKSTLLGAVTGETPMIGGQVIIDGKDVTKQTVAQRATQCARVFQDPLAGTCGELTIEENMALAHMRGKKRSWGLALSTKRRKLFQERISILGLGLEDRLGDSIGLLSGGQRQAVSLVMATLSESKLLLLDEHTAALDPRMAAFVIDLTKRIVDEFDLTVMMVTHSMKDALACGDRTVMLHQGEIVLDVAGEQRANMQVPDLLDMFSKVRGEELADDSLLLN
- a CDS encoding ABC transporter permease, yielding MSAFAFFGALEIGLIYGLVALGVYLTFRVLDFPDLSVDGSFPMGAAVAATAIVAGINPWLATIMAMIAGSMTGWVTAFLAVRCGILHLLASILTMIAAFSINIRIMGKPNMALLGEDTILTPFEALGDAMFIRPLVVGALVLLSAFFVIRLLNSDFGLGLRATGVNARMVSAQGASTGFYTYFGLALSNGFVGFAGALFAQTNSFADVTSGVGTIVVGLAAVILGQTLIPGRKIWVAVFAVIIGSVLYRLAVAFALSSGMFGLQASDLNLVTAVLVAVALIAPKLKQSMRAKQRVTDAKQAASKNGSGEAL
- a CDS encoding ABC transporter substrate-binding protein, whose amino-acid sequence is MKTKRLLATAVLSATAIFSSTNVLAATATVAVSQIVEHPALDATRQGLLDGLKAKGYEEGKNLEFDYKTAQGNPAIAVQIARQYVGENPDVLVGIATPSAQALVSATRSIPVVFTAVTDPVGAKLVKSMEQPGKNVTGLSDLSPVAQHVDLIQEILPQVKSIGVVFNPGEANAVTLVELLKESAKAKGIQVVEATALKSADVQSATQAIAAKSDILYAPTDNTVASAIEGMIVAANQAKKPVFGGATSYVEKGAIAGLGFDYYQVGVQTADYVAAILDGQEPGKLDVKVATGSDLVINESAASKLGIKLPSSVVERATSMQ